The Tachysurus fulvidraco isolate hzauxx_2018 chromosome 10, HZAU_PFXX_2.0, whole genome shotgun sequence genome segment tttattttagcatgtGTTGATATTGAGACTAGTAATTTTATAGATCATGGCAAATTGTGATGTTTTGGACATACTGTTCCATGATGATGAGTCTTTGATCCCAAGACCATTTACTGTAGGgattaatgctttttttaatgTCCATGATTCTGATACCTAGAATCTTATGATTGTGTCCCAGACTTTATCCActaaaagtgtttaaataatacaCATTTGCACATGGTGGAAAACATTGGTTTTCTCCAAAGTTTCTGTGGTGATCAATTATTTAGGATGTTAAAGGACCTGAATATAAGTACTCAACCTTTAGGTgaaatttcttttatatttcagtGGATTATGTTGTGCAGGGTATAGGCTTTGCAATAACACTTTATAAGCAGATTTAGAATATCATTTTCAGTATGGGAAATTTCAGTCATCTACAGCCATGCTGTTCCTAAGTGTTCTGTATTGATGTGTCTCTTACTGGAAATGGGGATGGGGCACTCCATTAATGTTTGCTatgttgtaaataataaacacatttataccaCCTGTGtaattatgattttattttttctgaacaATGCAATGTTTATggatctgtagtgttttgtaggTTTTTGAAACCAGATAATGGACCAATCCAGGTGTTTAGATAAGAGGGAATAACCACAGGAGCTATAAAAATAACCGGTTTTAAATTGCTTAAGGCTGAATGAGCACATTCTGTCGATATACAGTATGATTGTTTAACTGAAAAAAGTGCTTTCTTGTAAGGTTATGGATATAtgtagtctttttttaaattgtttagtGGTTGAGTTGTATGATTTTTCAGTGGTGGAAATTGGGTGGTTTGTTAATAAACAAACTCAGTAGGTCCATGGAAATAATTTTAACAGCTATAGAGGACCTGGGCTGTAAAAGTTGGCTAATAAAATTCATGCCTCTCCCTTGGTGTTCTTGGGCTAGTCTTTGGAACCACTATGACCCTGACcatgaaataaatatactgaaaaataattaaatacttgTTTCAGGGATTGAACTGGTAATCCACTAACTGAAGTATTTGACCtatgtgtgtgatttattactTTGTGCTGCTGATTGGCTGAATGCATaaatgtacaggtgtacagttcATAGACTGGGAGTGTAAAGGACCTGCATTAATAAACAGGTTAACAACCATAAATTAATGTAGTTGTTCTTCAAGCTACACCATATGGGCAAATCACTCATATATGCTTCTGAACATATGATTTTAGTCCCCCATTTGTTGTTAAAACAGTCTGGACTGGATTTTGGTGCATTTGTAGATTTTGGAGCATTAATGAGTTCAGTCAACATTTCAGTTTATCCAAGAATTGTTCAGTGGCAATCAGCACAAAAAGTCTTTAAAACCAGCTCATTAAAacgattattatttataataataataataacaataataataattactattattgtgattattatttataataatcacaataataataattattattattgttattattattaataataattatatgttAAATTAAGTATTATCAGTAAAgctaaataagtaaaaaaaaataatttgtgctGTGTCACGGCTGGTAAGTATTAGCAaattttactttactattttttacaatttaaaaaaaaatatatacatatatatatatatattctatccATTTTATAACATTACTATTGGCTCCATTTATGAACGCGGAGCGGAAACTCGCCTGGTTCCCATGGAAACGACGCTAAACCTGACGTCATTTGCCTAGCAACTATGAGAAGGTTAGAAAAAGAACTTGTTTAGTTAGCTTTGTTGCTAGCCCGTTGTTGACTATTATCCAAGTCAAAGTAATTGGGGTGAACATGCTCAGCATACCAGAATACTACCTGGAATATAGTATCTAATATTAACTTATCTATGTTACATAAGTAGCTAACTTAAGCTAATGAGCTAGGAAGAATAAACAGGTTGTCTATTTAGTTGACAAGGTCGGCTTTATACACGGCTGGACATCGGGGGATGATATGcaggtgattattattattattattattattattattattattattattattattattattattatttttattcatactGGATATGAAGATTTTCCAAATCTGTCCATAAAGCTTCACTCGGCACAAAACTGGGACCGCATTGTTAGACTATATTcagttaaatattatatataaaataagttatTTTTCTGTTATGCTTCAAGttatgtttaaaatacaaaGGAAAGGGAGGTAAACTCAATGATGATTAGATACGTGGTCAATCAgtatagtgatcagtgatttttACCAtggtattaatttttttaaaaatctattgGGACTTTCACAAGCAGTATCTAGAGTTTACTcagaatggtgcaataaagACAAACCCACCATACAAGCAGCATTTGTAGGTAGAAAAGCCTTGTTAATGACAGAGATGAAAAGAGATGTATGATCAGATTGGTTTCCgctgacagaaaggctacagtaactcagataacaactctgtacaattgtggtACAGGAAAACATCTCAGAATTGCACAATACATCAAACCTTGCAGGCaaatgggctacaacagcagaaggtcacatcaggttccacttgTGTCAGCCTGAAACAAAAAGCTTCAGTGAGAAGAGGCTTACAAAAACTCGACAGGTGTTGTTTGGAAAAATGTAGCCTTGTCTGATGTCAGAGTCAGAATGTGGCACCAACAGCCTGAATCCATGGACCCAACAGCAatccaggctggtggaggtggtatAAAGTGTATACATGTTTTTTGGTGCACTTTTGAgacaatttatttcaatcaaTAATATCTTGAATCCTAATGCCACAGCCTATTTAGTAACATCATAAAGATGAACACAAAGCAAACGTAATGAACATGAAAATCAGTTCTTCAGTGGCCTTCCCAGTCACCAGGTCTGAATCTAATATCACACCTTTTTGACATGGTAGTATGGGAGATTAACAGCATAATGTGCAGCTGAAAACACTGCAGCATTTGCGTGATGTGGTTATGTCAACATGGACCATAATCTCATATAACATTTTGTAGTATCTCAGCTATGATGAATTCAGGCTGTTTTGAGAGAACAAAAGGCTCTGTCTAGTGTTACAATAGTGCTCCTAATAATGTGcatagtaagtgtgtgtgtaagaatctttctttttctctttcattaaGACTTCAGATGATCCCTATGAGAATTTCATTCTGCAGCATTTAAAGCATTATGGACTTTTTAAAGGTAGGTCTGTGCTCAAATGCATCTGTGATCTTTACTTGTATAGTATAGATAATTAAACaactgtttatattgcttgtttgaatatgtattttttgtagGCCAGAGATCCACGTTTCTGCAGAAAAATGTTTCAGCAGGCAGACTATGGGACATCAAGCACGATTCTGTGGCCAAAGATATTCACCATTCAACTGCTGACAGCACAGACATGGATGAGGAACAACCACAGGCACATCAGGGACAATgtaaattttttgttgtttattttagttaaaatgtcataaaatcaTTGCATCAAATGTATAATTCTCATTTGCCTTTTAATGTACATAGCTTGCTGTAACACATGTACTTCAGTCAGAATATCCTCAGCTCAGTCAGTTTGAAATGAATCATATTAACATCATAACAAAGGAAATTACACATTTTTCAGTTACCTCAAATGAAATCTATCATCTTTGATTAAATGATGCTGATAACTGACCAGTAAAAGACTAATATTTGTAGATAAGGTGTGCACAGCAAAATATTATGTGcaattgtttaaacatttatatctacgtaaaatctaattatttcaacacattatatttaatttatttccttatttataGTGTTCTTTtagggtgtgtgtatttgttttgcttttgattGCTGTATACTTTCGTATCTAGTCTCTTTCAACATGGAGAAATATCTTAGGACCAGGCAGCTACTAATTGACCTTGATGGTGGAAAACCAATCCCACGCCTGAGGGAACCACTCGACCTCTTTTCTATCCCTTCCATTTCCCGTCCCTTCCAGGGTGTTTGCTGGCCAATTGAATGTGAAGTTGTCTGTGATAAAATCCATCATATTGGTATTCATTCTTTATGCTTTTTATCCAAAAAATTGTAACACTGTTTCCTGGTTCTTTCAACAACAATTTACATGTCTATTTATTGATACAGAATGGGAGCCTCCAGAACCAGAACCATTTTATCAACAGACAGGTTATGAACAATCCCCTATGCCAGtaggagaagaaaaaggaatCACCATTTATTGTGTAGACTCTGGTAACACTTAACCTTCAGAATGTTTTTTTGACAGATACTGTTTAAAACCCCCTGTGatcagaactctctctctctctgtgtgtgtgtgtgtgtgtgtgtgtgtgtgtgtgtgtgtgtgtgtgtgtgtgtgtgtgtgtgtgtgtgtgcatgtgtgtgcgtgagtatTTAATACCACTACTCATGATAcctttctttctgtgttctcTATGTGTTTATTAAGCTACAAAAATGTCCTGCTTCACTCGTTCACGTGTTGGGGGCAGCAGGAGGCATATAAAGAATTTCACATCTTCTGCCGACAGCCAAGAGACACCGACCCTGTGTTTTGAGTCAAGATTCGAAAGTGGTAATCTTCAAAAAGCAGTTAAAATGTAAGTGGGTAACACAGATTTTCCCTCTTGTTCTATTGCTAAGGTGCAGAGCTGCAATCTAAACCTTCCCACCCAACAGGGAAAGCAGGAATCCTACACATCTACACCTGGATAACTACTGTAGCAAACTGAAATAGAGTCCAagcatatacacatatatacattacatatataCAGCTCCCTTGAAAGTATTGAAATAGTAAGGCACTTATATAATTTTGGTATACAATAAAGATATTTGGGATTGATGTTAAAAGtgagaaaataaatcagatttcCTGCTAAATTTAATGAAATTCTCAGTTATGTGTTTAATAACTTGACCACCTTGTAATATAGGAACAAAAATATAGgaacatataaataaagtgtaaaatctaaatcaaataaaacaatatctgTTTATATATCTCTTGCTTGCAAAAACTGCATCAAACCAGTGATCCATTGACATCACCAAACCATTGGATTCTTCTTTTGTATTGATATTCCAGGCTTGTACCACAGCTTCTTTTAGTTTGTTTCATCATATATTGTAGCTATTTGAGCTTGCTAACTAGCTGTTATTATCAATCATGAAGGCGTTCATGGATTCAGCAGTTCTAGATTTTAGCTCTCACAAACCTTTtgctctgttgttttttttcttagtggCCATTATGATTATGAGCTCACTTTGCGCAATGACATGTACACCACAAAGCACACACAGTGGTTCTACTTCCGTGTGAAGAACATGAAGGCTGGTGTCACGTACCGTTTCACGATTATCAACCTGATGAAATCCAGCAGTCTGTATGAAGCTGGTATGCGCCCACTGCTGTACTCTGAGCTTGGTGCCTGCCGCAAGGGAGAGGGTTGGTATCGTACAGGCAACAACATACGGTGAGCCTACGTGGCTGTTAAATCTATCAATCAcactgtaattgtatttaaaatatagttTGATTCCCTGCATTGATTCCACCATCCATTTTAATGAAAGGTATTACCGGAAtgagagtgaaaaagagagcCATCCACTCTACTCACTCACCTGGACACTGGAGTTTCCTTATGAAAATGATACCTGCTACTTAGCTCACTGCTACCCATACACATACTCGGACCTACAACACTATCTGCAAGGTGTGGCTTCAGACCCAGCTCGGGCGATGTACTGTAAAGTGCGTGTACTATGTCGAAGCTTGGCAGGAAATTCTGTATATGTCCTGACTATTACTGCACCATGTGGCACTTGGGAAGAGCGAAGAAACAGGCAAGCAGTGGTAGTAACAGCACGGGTGCATCCAGGAGAAACAAACAGCTCATGGATGATGCAAGGCTTCTTGGAATTTCTGTTGGGTAAATCACCCGATGCGCATCTATTGAGGGAAACTTTTGTTTTCAAGGTTAGTAAGTAAAAAATGATCAACAATTTAAACAAAGTGTATGTGCTACTGTGCATTTGTTTCAATATTGTTTGACAAAATCTGCTACACTACAGATAGTGCCAATGCTGAACCCTGATGGAGTGGTGGTTGGAAATTACCGCTGCTCTCTAACAGGCCGTGATATGAACCGCAACTATCGTACTCTACTTAAGGAGTCATTCCCATGTGTATGGTACACTCGCAACATGGTGAAACGGTAAGTAACATAACTCACACACAATGAGAATAGAAATGTCATAAATATCAGTAAAGATGACATGGAAGTACTTTCGTCCAACTGCTGGTGAAAAGTAGTCTGATAGTCTGATTTAAGTGAGTGAGTTTTGTATTTGTCTGTAGAATTAGCAtatgtgtgttttacattttaatggttTAATGGTTATATTCTCTAATGGTTACAGGCCAGTGTATCAATATGTTATGCATATTAAATTAAAGTGCATTGCTTTAACTCTGTAGGTTGCTTGCTGAGAGAGAAGTGGTGCTATACTGTGACCTTCATGGCCACAGCAGAAAAAACAATGTATTCATGTATGGTTGCACTGACCGTAAGGATACCTCACTACATCTTCAAGAGAGAGTCTTTCCTCTGATGATGAGCAAAAATGCCAATGACAAGGTAAGAATACTGTGAGGCTGTTGCAGTTTAGATTAGTAGATGCATTAAAAGTGGGTCTTTGTCTTATTTCgtatttaatatttcttatttctagTTCTCTTTCAGGAGTTGTAAGTTTAAGATGCAGAAAGGGAAAGAAGGCACTGGTCGCATTGTAATGTGGAGGCTTGGGATCAGAAACAGCTATACTATGGAGTCCACCTTTGGAGGCTCCACTTTAGGTAAAGATACTTGCAAAATGAAAAATTTCTGTCAGGCCCTTAAAAgccatgtttatttttgtcatatagTGCCATAATACACCTGCACTGTCTGATCTGTTACAATTAGCGTTTAGGCAACTAATTGATTGGTGTATAAGAGAGGGAAACGTCAAATTCTCTTTTTAATTGTGTTATGCTATTGCCAATCAAGTGTGGATCAATTCAGAAATTTACTATGGCTGTTCTCATACAAAGGAGGCAGAAGAGGAACTCATTTCTCAGTGGGGGACCTGAAGTCTATGGGCTACCATTTATGTGATACCCTCCTTGACTTCTGTGACCCAGACCAAGCcaaggttatttatttttcaatttttttagtCTTGCAGTCATGTGAACACTGTATTCTTCCAATAGGACACTACAAAGACAACTGAGACAAGAAAACAATCTGAGTATAAAATGCTtgcatttgattatttttttttttttagactgaaAATTGTCTAAAGGAACTTGGGGTTATGCTGAAGCAGGAGATCAGGCGGAAGCTGGGCAGGGAGGTGGATTGCCTGGATGGCATTACTGATGTGGACATTGAGTCCAGGTAAAGCACTTTAATTATCTAAATCACTTAAACCTGCATCAAAACATTCTGAAATGTATTCTCATTGAGATGTGTAAACATGAGCGGAGATTATAGGAATAGATAACAATGCTCAATGATATCAAGCTCAAGGCTCAAAAGGGTGAAAGTATTACTTTAGGCCTGCCTTGCGGGTGAAGGTTTTAGCAAAATCTCCTAACCTATCAGATACTTACATGACAGTGACAAAGATATATGGCACATTGCTCTGTTGGTTAAAGAAAAATCTGCATGCACAAAAATCTGAATAATCCCCTTTTCATGATATTGGAGCCAAAGAGCAAACATTACTGAACATTTTTGGTTGTACAGTATGAGTCTCTCATGGTGGTAGTTTAGGGCTTAAACTAACTGCCTGGGATAAGTGGCAAAATGACTGCAGAGTGGACAGATTTTACTATAAGGTGTAAAGGCCAGTTTACTATAATGTTTTGTAGATGtttattacaaatgtaatatttgACACTAACAATGCACATTGATTTGTCACAGTACAAGTGGATCAAATAGCACAGACTCAGATGGTCTGCCTGCTCATCTTTTAAACCGCACAGACCAGGTACACTGTTCAAATTGTTTAGTGTACATAGTGTCATCAACCCCTTTGgttctgtttatttatgcatatatatacatttattttcttgattTGCCAAGGATATAAAAGTCAAGAAGAAGCATTTACGGAgcagaaaagaaaggaatagATTAAGACAGCAGGGGGCTGTGCAACAGAGTGCAAAATCCAGGACCCTTCACAGAGACAACAAAATCACAGTAAGCTTCACAAGGCCAGTATCATATTGTCACAGTGCTCTGTGAGTTTTGAGAgagtttttctttttgcctTGCCAGGATAGAATAACATCAAATGAAGATCAAGTGATTGAAAGAATGCAAGAGAAAATCAGTCCAGTGAAAGAGGGGAAGAACCAGAAACCAAATGTGATTAACTTATATCTCAAAAATATGATATTATACATGAAacctttattaaaatgttaactCAGtcataaagataaaaatatgattatatGTTTAGGCACAGTTAGTGAGGATTAATCAGTCTGGAAAGACCTGGATCACACATCCTATTCCACGTGTCAGTCTTGTTGGTCATGAGACTTTTTGGGAGGACAAGAAAGACAAGGTTTGTTGTTTAGtatatttattagttattactATAATGATTACAACATCATCTTAAGAAGGGCAAAATCTTGATTCAAGCAAAACAAATCATGACTTGTATACgtattgtttgtattgtattatttttctaaCAGAAGCATGTGGAACCTGTTATACCTTGGCATTACgatataaaaaacttttttcgtTTCCTGCACATATAGTTTAAAAGAACCTATAATGAGAGGAATTATCAGTTATGGTCTGTGGTATTTATTATACATTCCATGGTTCATGTGGCTAATCTGAAATAATTCTGCTGTGGAATTAActattagataaaaaaaaacaactcaactTTTATCTGCCATTTATCTGCTTTTAACTGTTGTTCCTCTTTACATTCTCAAGAATGGCTTAGGTTACTCTCCTCCCTTATTAGATGAAACGGGAAGGTTAATAAATCACACCCGGAGGCAAGCACAGCACCACTGTGTCACTGCAGTTCCCCACAGATTATCATGTCTGCCTATTCAGCAGTTCCCCATGCTTTTCAACAAGGATGACAAAGCACACCCGGGAATGAGAGGTACGTCTGGACTCCTTCACCATTTTGCAGAAAGTCACCTCATTTTTTACAAACCAGATTCGATGAAACGACTTCATTATCAATTTTATTGCTGTGctatttaaaatagttttcaatattaaaatgaatgtaatgaatgtttttttatcatAGGAAGGTCCGCCGTTTCAAAAATTGCACTGCATAGGTAAGTTCATTCTCATTACTTTACAGTACATGCTTATTGCATACTGTAGAGCCCAGGGTTGTTGCTCAGGAAAAAATGTCTACTGGGGCACATGGGGCATATGTCCTCTGCATTCCACACATATGAAAAACAATATAAGGGTAGCCTAAAGAACATTTATTTGAGTATTCTCCTGTAGTGCATCTATCTTTCATTTACGCAAAACTTTACTTTACAATCACTTTACTGTGACTCAATTAACAATGCTCCTCCATTTCTACTAGTTAGACAGCAAAGGTGAAGCCTGTTCTGCCACACTGTGCACCTCAGCCACATGTACAGTAGAGCCATCTCAACACACTTAATGACTATTCACAGCTATACATAGTGCACCGTGCAAGTTACTAACATGCGAATCTTTCCTTCGAATAGCTTTAATAATTATCActgaaaatacatttacataaaatgaGGTAATGAAATCATTGGAAAACCTAGGCATATTTTGAAACCAGCTACAAACCTACAAAATTGTGAACAAACTAATGGTAGCCAGATAGCTTGTTTTATTACTAGTAACATGATGTTTTTCAACCTCtgccttgtaaaaaaaaaaaaatagcttttgcATATCCATCTACAggattataaaatgtataataaaatatgagtCAATGAGCACACCTCTGAACTTATTTTTTAAGAGGTACTATAGGTAAAGTGTTGCTTTAACAAGTTTTGGAACTCAAATaagaaatgttattttactAGAGCATGTGCCCCGGTAAAATAGGTCTAGCGACGCCCTTGGCAAGACCTGAAAGTTGTTTTAAAATCTGTAATCATCAAATTAATACCtggtctttgtctctgtcttatTTTTGCACAACTGTCACAACTATATCTTTCCACTGCAGGGTTGTTCCTGAGTTCATATCTGTTAAAGAACTAGAGCTCAACCGCTCAGCCTACTCCTCCCCGGCCCACACGCTCAACCAGTACAATATCAGGCAGAAAAGAACACCACAGTCAACCAAAGTTTCACTTGAATCCTACATACCTGAAATACCAAACACTATGGGCACTCCGAGGACCAATCATAAAAGAAATGTTCTGGGTGAGTCTGGTTCATATGAACAGAGGTTTTGGTGAGGTGGTTGAACATGACTTCAGTTTTTGGTGCAGCATGTTGCATTGCCccctcacagctccagagtcATGGGTACATGAGA includes the following:
- the agbl2 gene encoding cytosolic carboxypeptidase 2 isoform X4, encoding MQTSDDPYENFILQHLKHYGLFKGQRSTFLQKNVSAGRLWDIKHDSVAKDIHHSTADSTDMDEEQPQAHQGQFSFNMEKYLRTRQLLIDLDGGKPIPRLREPLDLFSIPSISRPFQGVCWPIECEVVCDKIHHIEWEPPEPEPFYQQTGYEQSPMPVGEEKGITIYCVDSATKMSCFTRSRVGGSRRHIKNFTSSADSQETPTLCFESRFESGNLQKAVKIGHYDYELTLRNDMYTTKHTQWFYFRVKNMKAGVTYRFTIINLMKSSSLYEAGMRPLLYSELGACRKGEGWYRTGNNIRYYRNESEKESHPLYSLTWTLEFPYENDTCYLAHCYPYTYSDLQHYLQGVASDPARAMYCKVRVLCRSLAGNSVYVLTITAPCGTWEERRNRQAVVVTARVHPGETNSSWMMQGFLEFLLGKSPDAHLLRETFVFKIVPMLNPDGVVVGNYRCSLTGRDMNRNYRTLLKESFPCVWYTRNMVKRLLAEREVVLYCDLHGHSRKNNVFMYGCTDRKDTSLHLQERVFPLMMSKNANDKFSFRSCKFKMQKGKEGTGRIVMWRLGIRNSYTMESTFGGSTLGGRRGTHFSVGDLKSMGYHLCDTLLDFCDPDQAKTENCLKELGVMLKQEIRRKLGREVDCLDGITDVDIESSTSGSNSTDSDGLPAHLLNRTDQDIKVKKKHLRSRKERNRLRQQGAVQQSAKSRTLHRDNKITDRITSNEDQVIERMQEKISPVKEGKNQKPNAQLVRINQSGKTWITHPIPRVSLVGHETFWEDKKDKNGLGYSPPLLDETGRLINHTRRQAQHHCVTAVPHRLSCLPIQQFPMLFNKDDKAHPGMRGRSAVSKIALHRVVAQEKMSTGAHGAYVLCIPHI
- the agbl2 gene encoding cytosolic carboxypeptidase 2 isoform X2: MQTSDDPYENFILQHLKHYGLFKGQRSTFLQKNVSAGRLWDIKHDSVAKDIHHSTADSTDMDEEQPQAHQGQFSFNMEKYLRTRQLLIDLDGGKPIPRLREPLDLFSIPSISRPFQGVCWPIECEVVCDKIHHIEWEPPEPEPFYQQTGYEQSPMPVGEEKGITIYCVDSATKMSCFTRSRVGGSRRHIKNFTSSADSQETPTLCFESRFESGNLQKAVKIGHYDYELTLRNDMYTTKHTQWFYFRVKNMKAGVTYRFTIINLMKSSSLYEAGMRPLLYSELGACRKGEGWYRTGNNIRYYRNESEKESHPLYSLTWTLEFPYENDTCYLAHCYPYTYSDLQHYLQGVASDPARAMYCKVRVLCRSLAGNSVYVLTITAPCGTWEERRNRQAVVVTARVHPGETNSSWMMQGFLEFLLGKSPDAHLLRETFVFKIVPMLNPDGVVVGNYRCSLTGRDMNRNYRTLLKESFPCVWYTRNMVKRLLAEREVVLYCDLHGHSRKNNVFMYGCTDRKDTSLHLQERVFPLMMSKNANDKFSFRSCKFKMQKGKEGTGRIVMWRLGIRNSYTMESTFGGSTLGGRRGTHFSVGDLKSMGYHLCDTLLDFCDPDQAKTENCLKELGVMLKQEIRRKLGREVDCLDGITDVDIESSTSGSNSTDSDGLPAHLLNRTDQDIKVKKKHLRSRKERNRLRQQGAVQQSAKSRTLHRDNKITDRITSNEDQVIERMQEKISPVKEGKNQKPNAQLVRINQSGKTWITHPIPRVSLVGHETFWEDKKDKNGLGYSPPLLDETGRLINHTRRQAQHHCVTAVPHRLSCLPIQQFPMLFNKDDKAHPGMRGRSAVSKIALHRVVPEFISVKELELNRSAYSSPAHTLNQYNIRQKRTPQSTKVSLESYIPEIPNTMGTPRTNHKRNVLGQAVLGTEQSREAEQLNKQERGNYSFFPDLRSINRPRKRNMRSFDVQAGLRALRLETLSGGHEDAASSGSWSSEEGCMLPISWKQNKYMPQAHKATSS
- the agbl2 gene encoding cytosolic carboxypeptidase 2 isoform X1 codes for the protein MQTSDDPYENFILQHLKHYGLFKGQRSTFLQKNVSAGRLWDIKHDSVAKDIHHSTADSTDMDEEQPQAHQGQFSFNMEKYLRTRQLLIDLDGGKPIPRLREPLDLFSIPSISRPFQGVCWPIECEVVCDKIHHIEWEPPEPEPFYQQTGYEQSPMPVGEEKGITIYCVDSATKMSCFTRSRVGGSRRHIKNFTSSADSQETPTLCFESRFESGNLQKAVKIGHYDYELTLRNDMYTTKHTQWFYFRVKNMKAGVTYRFTIINLMKSSSLYEAGMRPLLYSELGACRKGEGWYRTGNNIRYYRNESEKESHPLYSLTWTLEFPYENDTCYLAHCYPYTYSDLQHYLQGVASDPARAMYCKVRVLCRSLAGNSVYVLTITAPCGTWEERRNRQAVVVTARVHPGETNSSWMMQGFLEFLLGKSPDAHLLRETFVFKIVPMLNPDGVVVGNYRCSLTGRDMNRNYRTLLKESFPCVWYTRNMVKRLLAEREVVLYCDLHGHSRKNNVFMYGCTDRKDTSLHLQERVFPLMMSKNANDKFSFRSCKFKMQKGKEGTGRIVMWRLGIRNSYTMESTFGGSTLGGRRGTHFSVGDLKSMGYHLCDTLLDFCDPDQAKTENCLKELGVMLKQEIRRKLGREVDCLDGITDVDIESSTSGSNSTDSDGLPAHLLNRTDQDIKVKKKHLRSRKERNRLRQQGAVQQSAKSRTLHRDNKITDRITSNEDQVIERMQEKISPVKEGKNQKPNAQLVRINQSGKTWITHPIPRVSLVGHETFWEDKKDKNGLGYSPPLLDETGRLINHTRRQAQHHCVTAVPHRLSCLPIQQFPMLFNKDDKAHPGMRGRSAVSKIALHRVVPEFISVKELELNRSAYSSPAHTLNQYNIRQKRTPQSTKVSLESYIPEIPNTMGTPRTNHKRNVLAGQAVLGTEQSREAEQLNKQERGNYSFFPDLRSINRPRKRNMRSFDVQAGLRALRLETLSGGHEDAASSGSWSSEEGCMLPISWKQNKYMPQAHKATSS
- the agbl2 gene encoding cytosolic carboxypeptidase 2 isoform X3, whose translation is MQTSDDPYENFILQHLKHYGLFKGQRSTFLQKNVSAGRLWDIKHDSVAKDIHHSTADSTDMDEEQPQAHQGQSTKMSCFTRSRVGGSRRHIKNFTSSADSQETPTLCFESRFESGNLQKAVKIGHYDYELTLRNDMYTTKHTQWFYFRVKNMKAGVTYRFTIINLMKSSSLYEAGMRPLLYSELGACRKGEGWYRTGNNIRYYRNESEKESHPLYSLTWTLEFPYENDTCYLAHCYPYTYSDLQHYLQGVASDPARAMYCKVRVLCRSLAGNSVYVLTITAPCGTWEERRNRQAVVVTARVHPGETNSSWMMQGFLEFLLGKSPDAHLLRETFVFKIVPMLNPDGVVVGNYRCSLTGRDMNRNYRTLLKESFPCVWYTRNMVKRLLAEREVVLYCDLHGHSRKNNVFMYGCTDRKDTSLHLQERVFPLMMSKNANDKFSFRSCKFKMQKGKEGTGRIVMWRLGIRNSYTMESTFGGSTLGGRRGTHFSVGDLKSMGYHLCDTLLDFCDPDQAKTENCLKELGVMLKQEIRRKLGREVDCLDGITDVDIESSTSGSNSTDSDGLPAHLLNRTDQDIKVKKKHLRSRKERNRLRQQGAVQQSAKSRTLHRDNKITDRITSNEDQVIERMQEKISPVKEGKNQKPNAQLVRINQSGKTWITHPIPRVSLVGHETFWEDKKDKNGLGYSPPLLDETGRLINHTRRQAQHHCVTAVPHRLSCLPIQQFPMLFNKDDKAHPGMRGRSAVSKIALHRVVPEFISVKELELNRSAYSSPAHTLNQYNIRQKRTPQSTKVSLESYIPEIPNTMGTPRTNHKRNVLAGQAVLGTEQSREAEQLNKQERGNYSFFPDLRSINRPRKRNMRSFDVQAGLRALRLETLSGGHEDAASSGSWSSEEGCMLPISWKQNKYMPQAHKATSS